The Sporanaerobacter acetigenes DSM 13106 nucleotide sequence TATGCACATAATATAAAAAGTGCAAAAAGAATGGTTGAGAGAGTAAAACCAGTTGTATGGGATGTATTAGATGATGTCATAAAAGACCATCCTGTACTATTGAACCGTGCTCCAACTCTTCATAGATTAGGAATTCAAGCTTTTGAGCCAGTATTGGTTGAAGGAAAAGCTATAAAGCTTCATCCATTGGTTTGTACCGCTTACAATGCTGATTTTGATGGAGACCAAATGGCAGTCCATGTTCCCCTATCCACTGAAGCTCAAGCAGAAGCAAGGCTACTTATGCTTTCAATAAACAATATATTAGCTCCAAAAGATGGAAAACCAATTACAACGCCAACTCAAGATATGGTACTTGGAAGTTATTATTTAACTGTAGAAAATCCAGGAGAAAAAGGTGAAGGAAAAATATTTAAAGATTATGATGAAATGCTAATGGCATTTTATAATAAAGAAGTAGGAATTCATGCAAAAGTAAAAGTAAGATTGAATTTTGGCGAAGATGGCAATCAAATGGTTGAAAGTACAGTAGGAAGATTCATATTCAATGAAGGTATTCCACAAGATTTAGGATTTGTTGACAGAAGCGTGGATAAATATTCACTTGAAATAGATACTCTTGTAGATAAGAAAATGCTTGGGAAAATCATAGAGAAATGTTATAGAGAGCATGGGAATACTACAACTGCTCAGGTGCTTGATTATATAAAATCTACTGGATTTCATTATTCGACTATTGGAGCTATAACTATAAGTATGGGTGATATAGAGGTTCCAGACGAAAAAGAAGAGTTGATATCTAAAGCTGAGACAGAAGTAGATAAACTTGAAAAATCCTATAGAAGAGGTCTTATTTCAGAAGAAGAAAGATATGAAAGAGTAATAGAAATTTGGAACAATACTACTGAAGAAGTGACAGATGCTTTGATGAATGGTCTTGATAACTTAAATAACGTATTTATAATGGCTCATTCAGGAGCTAGGGGTAGTAAAAATCAAATCAGACAACTTGCTGGTATGAGGGGACTTATGGCAAATGCATCAGGTCAAACTGTTGAGATTCCTATAAAATCCAACTTCCGAGAAGGACTAAGCGTGTTGGAGTTCTTTATCTCAACTCATGGTTCCAGAAAAGGTCTAGCAGATACAGCTTTAAGAACTGCTGACTCAGGATATTTGACTAGAAGACTTGTAGATGTCAGTCAAGATGTAATAGTCAGAGAAGAAGACTGTGGAACAGATCAATATATAGTTTCTAGAGCTTTTAAAGATGGAAAAGAAGTCATTGAAGAATTAAGAGATAGAATCATTGGAAGATATTCTTTTGAAGATGTAGTCCATCCTGAAACAGGACAAATAATAGTTCACAAAAATGAAATGATAACAGAGAACATTGCAGATAAAATTAATGATGCTGGAATTGAAGAAGTAAAGGTAAGATCAGTTCTGGGATGCAAGACTCGACATGGAGTATGTGCTAAATGCTATGGTAGAAATTTAGCTACTGGAGATACAGTTAATATTGGAGAATCTGTAGGTATAGTAGCTGCTCAATCTATAGGTGAACCGGGTACACAGCTTACAATGCGTACTTTCCATACGGGTGGAGTAGCTGGTGCAGATATCACTCAAGGTCTTCCTAGAGTTGAAGAACTATTTGAAGCAAGGAAACCAAAAGGACTTGCCGTTATAGCTGAAATTTCTGGAGAAGTTACTGTAAATGAAGCTAAAAAGAAAAAAGAAGTAATAGTTACGGCAAAAGATGGAGAATCTAGAAGTTACAATATAACATATGGTTCAAGACTTAAAGTTAGAACTGGAGATTTTATTGAGGCTGGAGATGAGATAACAGAAGGATCTGTAAACCCACATGATATACTAAAGATTAAAGGTGTTACTGGAGTACAAAATTATATTGTAAAAGAAGTTCAAAGAGTATATAGATTGCAAGGCGTTGACATAGATGATAAACATATTGAAATAATTGTGAAACAGATGTTGAGTAAAGTAAAAATTGAAGAATCCGGAGATACAGACTTTTTACCTGGTAGTCTTGTGAGTTTAGCTGAATTTGAAGATACTAACAGTGAAGTAGAAAAATCTGGTGGGAAGCCAGCAGTTGGAAGAAGAGCACTTTTAGGAATAACAAAGGCAAGTTTAGCTACTGATTCATTCCTTTCAGCAGCATCTTTCCAAGAAACGACAAGGGTTCTTACAGATGCAGCTATAAAAGGGAAAGAAGACAATTTAATAGGACTTAAGGAGAATGTCATAATAGGTAAATTGATTCCAGCAGGTACTGGAATGAGAAGGTATAAGAGTGTTGAAGTATTACCTAATATAGAAGAAATACAAGAAATAGAAGAAATACAAGAAAAAAATATTGTTGACAGTGAAAAAAACTGATGATAAAATGTATAAGTGTGTAATTTAAAGTGGACTCTTTTGTACTAAAGATTATGTGGGACAATTCCCACATAATCTTTAAGATGTTTAAAAGGAGGAGGAAACTTTCATGTTATCTGAGTTAGAGACATGCAAAAAAGTTGTCGGTACAAAACAAGTTAAAAGGGCTATTTTGAACAACAGTGTAGCTACAGTATTTATAGCAAAAGATGCGGAAGAAAGAGTAGTTAGAGACATAAAAAAGCTATGTAGTGAGAAATCAATAGATATAGTTTATGTAGATACAATGAAAGAATTGGGTAAACTTTGTGGTATTGATGTAAATGCAGCAAATGCTGCATTATTAAAATAAATACTCTAAATAGAGGGAGGTGCCTAAATGCCAACAATTAATCAATTGATAAGAAAAGGTAGAGAAGAAGTTGTATACAAATCCAAATCACCAGCATTAGGAGTGAATTTCAACTCACTTAAAAAAAGAACTACTGAGGTAAATTCTCCACAAAAAAGAGGAGTTTGTACAGCAGTAAAAACTGTTACTCCTAAAAAGCCAAACTCAGCACTTAGAAAAGTTGCCAGAGTTAGACTTACAAATGGTATGGAAGTTACAGCTTATATTCCTGGAATTGGACACAACTTACAAGAACATAGTGTTGTACTAGTAAGAGGTGGAAGAGTAAGGGACCTACCTGGTGTTAGATACCATATTGTCAGAGGAACCCTTGATGCAGCTGGTGTAGAAAATAGAATGCAATCAAGATCCAAATATGGTGCTAAAAAACCTAAGAAAAAATAATTTGTGCTAGAAATGCATGGAAAAAATTCCATTTATTATAGATGCATTTTTGCGCACTACGGCAATTTATTTTGTCGAGTACCTATGAATCTACTATTAAATGGTTAAGGAGGGAAGTAAAGTGCCAAGAAAAGGACATATATCAAAAAGATATGTAATGCCAGATCCAATATACAATGAGGAAATAGTTACAAAATTGATCAATCAAGTAATGTTAGATGGGAAAAAAGGAACTGCACAAAAGATTGTATATGGAGCATTTGATTATGTAGGTGAAAAAACTGGTGAAGAACCAATAGAAGTATTCTATAAGGCTATGAACAATATCATGCCTGTATTAGAAGTAAAGGCAAGAAGAATTGGTGGAGCAACTTATCAAGTTCCAATTGAAGTAAGACCTGATAGAAGAGAAACTTTAGGACTTCGTTGGCTTGTTAGATATTCAAGAGCCAGAGGAGAAAAGACGATGGAAGAAAGACTAGCTAAAGAAATAATAGATGCAGCCAACAATACTGGTGCAAGTGTTAAGAAAAGAGAAGAAACTCACAAAATGGCTGAAGCTAACAAAGCTTTTGCACATTATAGATGGTAATTTGATTAAAATAAATAATTGGGGACGTATATACAGAAAGGAGGAGTACTGTGCCTAGAGACTTTTCATTAGAAAAAACTCGAAATATAGGTATAATGGCTCATATAGATGCTGGTAAAACTACAACTACTGAAAGAATACTTTTTTACACTGGAAAAATTCATAAATTAGGAGAAACCCATGAAGGGGCAGCTCAAATGGATTGGATGGAGCAGGAGCAGGAAAGAGGAATTACAATTACATCTGCAGCTACAACTTGTCACTGGAGAGACCACAGGATAAATATTATAGACACACCAGGACACGTGGATTTTACTGTTGAAGTAGAAAGATCTCTTCGTGTTCTCGATGGTGCAGTGGCACTTTTCTGTGCTAAAGGCGGCGTAGAACCACAATCTGAAACGGTATGGCGTCAAGCTGACAAATATAATG carries:
- the rpoC gene encoding DNA-directed RNA polymerase subunit beta', whose translation is MYELNNFESIKIGLASPEKIRQWSKGEVKKPETINYRTLKPEKEGLFCEKIFGPTKDWECHCGKYKRVRYKGVVCDRCGVEVTKSKVRRERMGHIELAAPVSHIWYFKGIPSRMGLMLDMSPRALEKVLYFASYIVIQPGDTPLSEKQLLTEAEYREAQEKYGNSFRALMGAEAIKELLLKIDLDSEAKDLRMQLKDSTGQKRIRIIRRLEVVEAFRKSGNRPEWMILDVIPVIPPDLRPMVQLDGGRFATSDLNDLYRRVINRNNRLKRLLDLGAPDIIVRNEKRMLQEAVDALIDNGRRGRPVTGPGNRPLKSLSDMLKGKQGRFRQNLLGKRVDYSGRSVIVVGPELKFYQCGLPKKMALELFKPFVMKKLVEEGYAHNIKSAKRMVERVKPVVWDVLDDVIKDHPVLLNRAPTLHRLGIQAFEPVLVEGKAIKLHPLVCTAYNADFDGDQMAVHVPLSTEAQAEARLLMLSINNILAPKDGKPITTPTQDMVLGSYYLTVENPGEKGEGKIFKDYDEMLMAFYNKEVGIHAKVKVRLNFGEDGNQMVESTVGRFIFNEGIPQDLGFVDRSVDKYSLEIDTLVDKKMLGKIIEKCYREHGNTTTAQVLDYIKSTGFHYSTIGAITISMGDIEVPDEKEELISKAETEVDKLEKSYRRGLISEEERYERVIEIWNNTTEEVTDALMNGLDNLNNVFIMAHSGARGSKNQIRQLAGMRGLMANASGQTVEIPIKSNFREGLSVLEFFISTHGSRKGLADTALRTADSGYLTRRLVDVSQDVIVREEDCGTDQYIVSRAFKDGKEVIEELRDRIIGRYSFEDVVHPETGQIIVHKNEMITENIADKINDAGIEEVKVRSVLGCKTRHGVCAKCYGRNLATGDTVNIGESVGIVAAQSIGEPGTQLTMRTFHTGGVAGADITQGLPRVEELFEARKPKGLAVIAEISGEVTVNEAKKKKEVIVTAKDGESRSYNITYGSRLKVRTGDFIEAGDEITEGSVNPHDILKIKGVTGVQNYIVKEVQRVYRLQGVDIDDKHIEIIVKQMLSKVKIEESGDTDFLPGSLVSLAEFEDTNSEVEKSGGKPAVGRRALLGITKASLATDSFLSAASFQETTRVLTDAAIKGKEDNLIGLKENVIIGKLIPAGTGMRRYKSVEVLPNIEEIQEIEEIQEKNIVDSEKN
- a CDS encoding ribosomal L7Ae/L30e/S12e/Gadd45 family protein; translated protein: MLSELETCKKVVGTKQVKRAILNNSVATVFIAKDAEERVVRDIKKLCSEKSIDIVYVDTMKELGKLCGIDVNAANAALLK
- the rpsL gene encoding 30S ribosomal protein S12, with the protein product MPTINQLIRKGREEVVYKSKSPALGVNFNSLKKRTTEVNSPQKRGVCTAVKTVTPKKPNSALRKVARVRLTNGMEVTAYIPGIGHNLQEHSVVLVRGGRVRDLPGVRYHIVRGTLDAAGVENRMQSRSKYGAKKPKKK
- the rpsG gene encoding 30S ribosomal protein S7; amino-acid sequence: MPRKGHISKRYVMPDPIYNEEIVTKLINQVMLDGKKGTAQKIVYGAFDYVGEKTGEEPIEVFYKAMNNIMPVLEVKARRIGGATYQVPIEVRPDRRETLGLRWLVRYSRARGEKTMEERLAKEIIDAANNTGASVKKREETHKMAEANKAFAHYRW